GTACTAGGAACATTCCAGTATTTCCAGAAGCTCCGAATACCACTAAGGTCTCTGATGGTTTTAAATTAGCTTCTTTCAAAGCGTGATACGCAGTTAACGCAGCCACTGTTAGGCTTGACCCCATTTCCCACGTATAATTTTCTGGTAATTTAAATACGTATTTTTCTTCTACAGCTATGTATTCTGCCCAACCTCCGTTTGTGTCAACTCCTATTCTTCCACCGTTTCTGCACACTGTCTCATATCCTGCCATACACATATCGCAAGTCCCGTCGAAAATTCTACCGTAAATCGTAACCCTATCTCCCGGTTTAACGGTCTTTATGTGACTTCCCACTTTAACCACTTCTCCGCTGAACTCTACACCAGGAATGTGAGGTATAGGGTTTACCTTTAAGTTAGTTACAGTGTAGTAATCTACTGGATTTACTCCAGCCATTTTGACTTTAATTAAAACGTCATGATTTCCGATTTCTGGGTCTTTATAATCGGTATAACGTAGATTCTCTAATCCGCTTTTTTCGAAAACTAACGCCTTCATCATTTCTCTTATTGGTTAAAAGGTTAATAAGTTAATTATTAGGCTAGAATGGGGAAATTTTATTTAATTAAAATTTGATTGAGATTACTTTGTGGAATTCTTTAATTTTCTTAAATTTAAAATCAAATGTTAGATTAAAGGTAAATTTAACATAAATTTCGATAAAATTTGAAGCAATTATAAACTTAGGTTAGCTATTCCAGCTAATAATAACGTTAAATGTGAAAGGACAAGTGTTGAATCTAATTTTCGTATTCTTGATGAATTAATTTCTTTTTTACACTTTTACAAATTAAGCTTAAATTTTTATTTTAACGTTAATCTGTTATAAATAAGATGTACAATATTATTAGATAATCTGATCTTATATTCCTTTTTTAGATAAATTGAGTATATTTGTCACATTAAGCTTATAATATTCATGAGTCCAACGGCTTACGTTTAATAAATTCCTCTTCTACTAACTACTTGTGAGATATAATGAGTGTTAAGATAAGGTCAAAAATTACTCTCAGTTTAATTATTGTTGCAGTTCTCCTATCTATAATTTTAGCAATGTCTAACATACCTATGGCTCAAACTAGTCCCCAAATACCCGTTTACAAGGTTGTAGGGAGTGCTGATTTATCAAATCCAGGTAGTGCTAGCTATTGGAGTCAAATACCTTGGATTAATATATCATTAACGGCTAATATACCCATGGCTCCCACTTCTGGACTAACCCACTATTTATTGGTTAAAGCAGCTTGGAATGGAACATGGATATTTATTTTAGAGAAGTGGTACGCTCCAGAACCAGCTTTTGGTGCCTGGTCAGCAGCAGCAGGCGCAATATATCCTCCCGCCTCTGGTCCTGGATTATTTAGGATAATAGAATTAACCCCTGGAACTACATATACTGTAGAGTCTAATTATACTAATTATGTTTCAATTATTAACGGAAAGATGATAAAGGGTAGATTAGTTTTAAATTACTCTGGAATACTATTACCAACACCTAATGGTACTCAAATAACAGTGCTCTCTAATGGTACAATTTTATTATGGCACTCTTTAAGACCCATGGAAGATTTACTATATACTTACGGTATGTTTTATGGATATTATACTAATTCAACATGGTATTATCCCGATAGAGCAGCTATAATGTGGTATCTGGCAAATAACGTTCCAACAAAAGACGGTATGAATCTAGGAGGAAAATACCCTGGGCAAGTTTTTGATGGATTTACATTTAAAGATGCTGGAGGGTCTTTAGCTCAACAAGGCGGAGCTGCAAATATATGGATGTGGGTGTCTGGTGCTACATGGAATAACGCTACTTATGATCCTGCATTTAAGGCTAATATATGGGAGAACTTAACACTCTTAAATAGCACTGGTATTCCTTATACTGATCCAGGAGATCATGGATTTGCTGTACCATTATATACTAATAATACAAATATGTATGAAGTAGATACTGGCGGAATTTGGTATACTCCAGTTAGATCATCTGGACTTAACGGTTCTCTATTCTTCATCTGGACTGGTGCTAAATATCAAGATGGTTACTGGTGCGTAGAATTTGCAAGACCGTTAGCAGTTCCTCCAGACTATGAACCTTTCATGCCTAATATTACTGTAGGTAAAATATACTATGTAGCGTTTGCAGTATGGCAGGGAAGATTAGGAGAGACGTTATTTGATAAATCTATAACTTCTAACTTCTTAACGTTAGAATTACTTACTACCGCACCTACTACAACAACCACTACTATTTCACCACCACCCGTGACAACTACAACATCATCAGTAGTTACAAGTACATTAACCTCAGTCTCAACTGTTACCTCTACTATATCTTCTGCAGTTCCATCAACTACTATATACATTACTGTAGTAGGAGTAGTAATAGCATTAATAGCATTAATAGTGCTTTATGTGGTGTTTAGAAGATGAGTTTTTTAAGTGAATTGAAAGATAATTTTAAGTTTTTTTTAATCTTATTAGGCATATCCTCTTTTCTGCAGTTTATGTTTAAACAAGCTTTTATCTTCCCTTCAATCTTACCCCTTAATATACCAAATGAAGGTATTTTGGAAATTATTGGCAATATAGCCTTTTATCTATATTTTATAATGTTAATAATAGTCTCTGTAATTATATCAACTAAGTATAAAGCATTAATACCAATAGTGATCATTCTGCTTATTTCTCCACTTTTTAACTTGATTCCCCATTACAACGTATCCGGCTTTTGGTACTCTCTAGAGATAGCCGTTTTCATTTTAGGAATAGCTAGCATGGTTGAGGGATTAATTAAATCGCCTTTAGAGAATGTATTGTTAATCCCTACTATGATCCTAGTTGTCATTGGATTATATGCTTCAATATCACTTAACGTATTTCATCATGCCTTATTTTTAAGTTATCTTACCGCCTACTTCATCTCCTTGTTAAGTTTTATAACGTATACTATCATACAAGGTAAGATTAAATCCATAAGAAACTACATTGCAATAGTAGTTGGGATTTTATCATTAATTCCATTCATATTCATGGAGAACACAATAAGTGGTAACAGATATATGGAGATACTTATGGACATGATATTACCTGCAACTCTGGGAATAAATTTGTATAATCCTTATCATATAACTTTGCTAGTAATAGCCTTAGGTTTAACAGCTATGGGTATTTTAATATCTATAATAAAGGGTAATTTGAGTGCAGGAATAGGTTACTTTATTGTAATAAGTACGGTATTTTTGGGAATTAACGGATATACTTTATTGTTATATATGATCTCTCCGATTGTAGGATTTTGTCTAATGAATTTTGAAGTTATTGAAAGAAAAAAGCGTATAATTGAGATTATTAGTCTAACGAGAAAGGGTTAAAAGTAATCCCTCTATTTTATTTTTTGTGATTAAAAATGATTAAGTTTAAGTTAGGCAAAGATGATAAAACGATATTAGATTACTCAGATTTAGCATTTATTCGAAAACTAACTAAAAAAATGAGAGACCCAAAAACTAGATTTGACCCTAGGGAATTCGTAAGTAAAGGTGAGGATTACTTGTTTAATTATACGAATAAGAATGTAGGAAGCGTAGACGAGAAGAGGAGGAGATTCTTAAAGTCTCTGATATTCGGAATAGCAGCAGCTGCGGTAGTGGGAATAATACCGGGTGTTAGAGTATTAGTTCCCCCAACAGTTACAGTAACTAGTGGTTTTCCGAAGTCACTCTTAGTAGACTCTTCTGGGAACCCGATTAAGGCTTCATCCTTACCAGTTAATAGCCCTTACATAGTGATCTTTGAATATCCCATGACAGGTGAACCTAATTTCCTAATAAATTTAGGTGATGCCAGTGGGAAACCAGTAGAAATACCTCCCACTAAAGTTGTTGTTCCGCAAACAGGTAAAACCTACGACTTTCCAGGTGGTGTAGGACCTTATAAATCTATTGTGGCCTATTCTGCAATATGCCAACACTTAGGATGTACTCCTCCATATATTCACTTCTATCCTCCTCAGTATGTTGGGCCAGCGCAATTATCTGCACCAGAACCAGATCAATTATCTGCTCAAGCGCTATTAGCTGCGAAACAGGCTAAGGTTCCTGCATTAATTCACTGTGATTGTCACGGATCAACTTATGATCCATATCATGGGGCTGCAGTATTGACTGGACCAACTGTTAGACCTTTGCCTGCAGTAGTATTAGAGTGGGATTCGTCAACAGATTACCTTTATGCAATAGGTGCAGTTGGAGTTGCAACTTATCCTAATGGTAGTAATGGTATACCTTCTACTAATCCGACTGATGACTTAAGTTCCAGTTTTGGCAGTCCCGTGGGCAATAAGACTGTAGTCAGTGAAACTGAGAACCCGTTCTCATCATAAGTCTAACGCTTTATATTTTTATTTTTTCTGTTTTATCTATTTTTATGAGCAGTAGGATTTCAGATTGGTTTAAAGAGAGATTAGGATTAGACGATTTGCCTTTCTTTAGAACCCCTGACTATATGTATAAAGTAGATTATTGGTTGGGAGCATTAGTTGCAGCAGCTTTCATTTATACCGTAATAAGTGGTTTAATTTTACTACTATACTACAATCCTGAAGCAGGATATAGTTCTACAGAGTTTATTATTAATAAAGTTCCATATGGTTCTGTAGTATTATACAGCCACTTATATGGGGCATATGCAATGATAATTTTGGCATATGTGCACATGTTTAGGAACTATTTTGCTGGTGCATATAAGAGACCTAGAGAGTTATTATGGATAGTGGGAGTTATC
The genomic region above belongs to Saccharolobus caldissimus and contains:
- a CDS encoding alcohol dehydrogenase catalytic domain-containing protein, translating into MKALVFEKSGLENLRYTDYKDPEIGNHDVLIKVKMAGVNPVDYYTVTNLKVNPIPHIPGVEFSGEVVKVGSHIKTVKPGDRVTIYGRIFDGTCDMCMAGYETVCRNGGRIGVDTNGGWAEYIAVEEKYVFKLPENYTWEMGSSLTVAALTAYHALKEANLKPSETLVVFGASGNTGMFLVQLGKKFGAKVIAVSRKQWLKEYGADLIVDYNEAEDKIREFTNGKMADVVVNSLGQQFWDKGFSVVGVRGRIVTFGTLLGAEVKVNLGQLYSKHISILGVNRGNRKDFVELLELCKECKVKTWKKFKLEEGVNALMELFSNNRDGRIFISMD
- the cbsA gene encoding cytochrome b558/566 subunit A; the protein is MSVKIRSKITLSLIIVAVLLSIILAMSNIPMAQTSPQIPVYKVVGSADLSNPGSASYWSQIPWINISLTANIPMAPTSGLTHYLLVKAAWNGTWIFILEKWYAPEPAFGAWSAAAGAIYPPASGPGLFRIIELTPGTTYTVESNYTNYVSIINGKMIKGRLVLNYSGILLPTPNGTQITVLSNGTILLWHSLRPMEDLLYTYGMFYGYYTNSTWYYPDRAAIMWYLANNVPTKDGMNLGGKYPGQVFDGFTFKDAGGSLAQQGGAANIWMWVSGATWNNATYDPAFKANIWENLTLLNSTGIPYTDPGDHGFAVPLYTNNTNMYEVDTGGIWYTPVRSSGLNGSLFFIWTGAKYQDGYWCVEFARPLAVPPDYEPFMPNITVGKIYYVAFAVWQGRLGETLFDKSITSNFLTLELLTTAPTTTTTTISPPPVTTTTSSVVTSTLTSVSTVTSTISSAVPSTTIYITVVGVVIALIALIVLYVVFRR
- the cbsB gene encoding cytochrome b558/566 subunit B; this encodes MSFLSELKDNFKFFLILLGISSFLQFMFKQAFIFPSILPLNIPNEGILEIIGNIAFYLYFIMLIIVSVIISTKYKALIPIVIILLISPLFNLIPHYNVSGFWYSLEIAVFILGIASMVEGLIKSPLENVLLIPTMILVVIGLYASISLNVFHHALFLSYLTAYFISLLSFITYTIIQGKIKSIRNYIAIVVGILSLIPFIFMENTISGNRYMEILMDMILPATLGINLYNPYHITLLVIALGLTAMGILISIIKGNLSAGIGYFIVISTVFLGINGYTLLLYMISPIVGFCLMNFEVIERKKRIIEIISLTRKG
- the soxL2 gene encoding Rieske iron-sulfur protein SoxL2, which translates into the protein MIKFKLGKDDKTILDYSDLAFIRKLTKKMRDPKTRFDPREFVSKGEDYLFNYTNKNVGSVDEKRRRFLKSLIFGIAAAAVVGIIPGVRVLVPPTVTVTSGFPKSLLVDSSGNPIKASSLPVNSPYIVIFEYPMTGEPNFLINLGDASGKPVEIPPTKVVVPQTGKTYDFPGGVGPYKSIVAYSAICQHLGCTPPYIHFYPPQYVGPAQLSAPEPDQLSAQALLAAKQAKVPALIHCDCHGSTYDPYHGAAVLTGPTVRPLPAVVLEWDSSTDYLYAIGAVGVATYPNGSNGIPSTNPTDDLSSSFGSPVGNKTVVSETENPFSS